From the Maioricimonas rarisocia genome, one window contains:
- a CDS encoding branched-chain amino acid aminotransferase yields MNALLTKLYNDEAGFIVSAELVLVSTIAVLGLVVGLSELAININNELEDVGSAFSSVQQSYEYGGTWGCKAGFSGSGFEDHPDLCSDECDIR; encoded by the coding sequence ATGAACGCCCTGCTCACCAAGCTGTACAACGACGAAGCCGGTTTCATTGTCTCCGCCGAACTCGTCCTCGTCTCCACGATCGCCGTCCTCGGCCTGGTCGTCGGACTGAGCGAACTGGCCATCAACATCAACAACGAACTCGAAGACGTCGGCTCGGCCTTCAGCAGTGTGCAGCAGAGCTACGAATACGGCGGGACCTGGGGATGCAAGGCCGGCTTCTCCGGCAGCGGCTTCGAAGATCACCCGGATCTCTGCTCGGACGAATGCGACATCCGCTGA
- a CDS encoding formylglycine-generating enzyme family protein, translated as MPRVLAVLTASACLLASATLSVAEEVPGLVKTRPSEGRYVETDQGFMVPYSVTIPGTELSFRMVPVPGGTYQMGSSEDEPGHKEDEGPQIPVQVEPFWMAEREVNWAEYREFMKLYVVFKRFEQQKLRAVTEENRVDAITAPTQLYEPSFTFEFGDDDNLPAVTMTQYAAKQYSKWLSKVTGLQLRLPSDAEWEYACRAGSQTAYFFGDDPAELDEYAWYAETTNLEEIKPVATKKPNPWGLYDMHGSVAEWVIDEYREDGYAWLAEKAKNGPIPASEAIAWPTEEYPRTVRGGSWEMDAEECRCASKLGSNVPDWKAEDPNLPLSPWWFTSDPARGVGFRLVRPLKEMPREEIARFWEIDSEDVQYDVDVRLQEGRGVLGIVDETLPQAIEELGVDE; from the coding sequence ATGCCGCGTGTCCTGGCAGTTCTTACGGCTTCGGCCTGTCTGCTGGCGTCGGCGACATTGTCGGTTGCCGAAGAAGTCCCCGGGCTGGTGAAGACCCGCCCGAGCGAAGGTCGGTATGTCGAGACCGATCAGGGATTCATGGTTCCTTACTCGGTGACGATCCCCGGGACCGAGCTCAGCTTCCGCATGGTGCCGGTGCCTGGCGGGACCTACCAGATGGGTAGCTCCGAAGACGAGCCGGGGCACAAGGAAGACGAAGGGCCGCAGATTCCGGTGCAGGTGGAACCGTTCTGGATGGCGGAGCGGGAAGTGAACTGGGCGGAGTACCGCGAGTTCATGAAGCTGTATGTCGTCTTCAAGCGGTTCGAACAGCAGAAGCTCCGTGCGGTGACCGAAGAGAACCGTGTCGACGCGATTACGGCTCCGACACAGCTGTACGAGCCGAGCTTCACCTTCGAATTCGGTGACGACGACAACCTGCCGGCCGTCACGATGACGCAGTATGCCGCCAAGCAGTATTCGAAGTGGCTCAGCAAGGTGACCGGCCTGCAGCTGCGACTGCCCAGTGATGCCGAATGGGAGTACGCCTGCCGAGCCGGTTCGCAGACGGCCTACTTCTTTGGCGACGATCCCGCGGAACTGGATGAATACGCCTGGTACGCCGAGACCACGAACCTCGAAGAGATCAAACCGGTTGCCACGAAGAAGCCGAACCCGTGGGGCCTGTACGACATGCACGGCAGTGTCGCCGAGTGGGTGATCGACGAGTACCGCGAAGACGGATACGCCTGGCTGGCGGAGAAGGCGAAGAATGGCCCGATTCCCGCATCAGAGGCGATCGCCTGGCCGACTGAAGAGTATCCCCGCACGGTCCGCGGCGGCTCGTGGGAGATGGACGCCGAAGAATGCCGGTGTGCTTCCAAGCTGGGCTCGAACGTTCCGGACTGGAAAGCCGAAGACCCGAACCTTCCGCTCAGTCCGTGGTGGTTCACCAGTGATCCGGCCCGTGGCGTCGGTTTTCGACTTGTCCGCCCGCTGAAGGAAATGCCCCGTGAAGAGATCGCCCGCTTCTGGGAGATCGATTCCGAGGACGTCCAGTACGACGTTGATGTGCGCCTGCAGGAAGGACGGGGCGTGCTGGGCATCGTCGACGAGACGCTGCCCCAGGCGATCGAGGAGCTGGGCGTCGACGAATAA
- a CDS encoding PSD1 and planctomycete cytochrome C domain-containing protein codes for MQYRCILTTVLAMICFSGGPGPSRGIAAEPSDADRVDFVRDVRPLLESRCFDCHAADTREGGLRLDRRKAALVGGDSGQVIVPGDAGKSRLIRYVSGDDPDNVMPPDGEPLTGEQVALLTKWIEQGAEWPADADGPADEITHWAYQPLDRPDVPNVGDGEMPLSPVDAFVLQRLAQHQIEPSPQADRYTLIRRLYYDLLGLPPTPEAVDRFVSDTRDDAYARLVEELLQSPHFGERWGRHWLDVARYADSDGYEKDRPRYNAWKYRDWVIEAINDDMPFDQFTVEQIAGDLLPDPTPDQLLATAFHRQTLTNTEGGTDQEQWRVEAVFDRVETIGTAWLGLTVGCARCHTHKYDQITQREYYQLFAFLNNGDEVNTTIASSEEAMAAYREKKAAFDAELARRMAPLKAARSAAMEGFNAWAGNERERVLAADANGPLFHDLEVVEATSEGGATLTRQEDGSYLASGTRPPKDVYRLEAHVSAEAIAEQPVTGFELEVLTHESLPKKGPGWADNGNFVLSEFTVDVAADATNATRRLGFASASADFAQKGFDIAKAIDGDEGGNGWAISPQMSKGHRAVFLLQDPLVDAAGTMLTIRLSQQYKTPHPIGRFRVRAMTGRPVDSLELPENVIKLLRIEPEKRSDKQRSELESYFVSLDPEVKRLQADVDAWRKQEPFKPEMTVRVIRQRTENPRTTHVLRRGDFLQPLDPVEPDTLAVLPPLESRRSDRPADRLDFARWLVSDENPLTPRVVANQIWLRLFGRGLVKTVNDFGVRGEAPTHPQLLDWLASELVRTGWSRKEMIRRIVLSRTYRQSSVHRPELADVDPQNELLHRQNRFRVEAEIVRDLYLTASGLLETRVGGPSVFPPLPPDIASLSYANNFKWGRSEWNSRPDRPGGIAPQEDIYRRGMYTFFKRTAAHPTLTTFDCPDANTTCVDRPTSNTPLQALATLNNQVFVDAARAFAQRLLAESHADDTARVRRAFRLCVARPPSAAEIAALLQLLEESRGYYAGHTEEAALLAGDDVESAGSIDEAAAWVVVGRIILNMDEFITRE; via the coding sequence ATGCAATACCGATGCATTCTGACGACGGTTCTGGCGATGATCTGCTTCTCGGGAGGACCTGGTCCTTCCCGTGGCATTGCCGCCGAACCGAGCGACGCTGACAGGGTCGACTTTGTCCGCGATGTGCGACCGCTGCTCGAAAGCCGCTGCTTCGACTGCCACGCGGCCGATACGCGCGAAGGAGGGCTGCGGCTCGATCGGCGCAAGGCGGCGCTGGTGGGTGGGGACTCCGGTCAGGTCATCGTTCCCGGCGATGCCGGCAAGAGCCGGCTGATTCGTTACGTGTCGGGAGACGACCCCGATAACGTCATGCCGCCCGATGGTGAACCGCTGACCGGCGAGCAGGTGGCTCTGCTCACAAAGTGGATCGAGCAGGGAGCCGAATGGCCTGCCGACGCCGATGGTCCCGCCGACGAGATCACGCACTGGGCCTATCAGCCGCTGGATCGTCCCGATGTTCCCAATGTCGGCGATGGCGAGATGCCGCTCAGTCCGGTCGATGCGTTTGTCCTTCAGCGGCTCGCGCAGCATCAGATCGAGCCTTCGCCGCAAGCAGACCGATACACGCTGATTCGCCGCCTGTACTACGACCTGCTGGGGCTGCCGCCGACGCCCGAGGCGGTCGACAGGTTCGTAAGCGACACGCGCGACGACGCCTATGCGCGGCTGGTGGAGGAACTGCTGCAGTCGCCGCATTTCGGTGAGCGGTGGGGACGGCACTGGCTGGACGTTGCGCGGTATGCCGATTCGGACGGCTATGAGAAAGACCGTCCCCGCTACAACGCCTGGAAGTACCGCGACTGGGTGATCGAGGCGATCAACGACGACATGCCGTTCGATCAGTTCACGGTCGAACAGATTGCTGGAGATCTTCTCCCCGATCCGACGCCGGACCAGCTTCTGGCGACGGCGTTTCACCGGCAGACGCTGACGAATACGGAAGGGGGAACCGATCAGGAGCAGTGGCGGGTCGAGGCGGTCTTCGATCGTGTCGAGACGATCGGGACGGCCTGGCTGGGGCTGACGGTCGGTTGTGCCCGTTGTCACACGCACAAGTACGATCAGATCACGCAGCGGGAGTACTACCAGCTGTTCGCCTTCCTCAACAACGGCGACGAAGTGAATACGACCATCGCCAGCTCCGAAGAGGCGATGGCAGCCTATCGCGAAAAGAAGGCGGCATTCGATGCCGAACTCGCCAGGCGGATGGCACCTCTGAAAGCGGCCCGGTCCGCTGCGATGGAGGGATTCAACGCTTGGGCCGGCAACGAACGGGAGCGGGTCCTCGCTGCCGACGCAAACGGGCCTCTGTTCCATGATCTCGAAGTGGTCGAAGCGACCTCCGAAGGTGGGGCGACGCTGACACGGCAGGAAGATGGATCATACCTCGCCTCGGGGACCCGTCCGCCGAAGGATGTCTACCGTCTCGAAGCGCATGTGTCGGCCGAAGCCATCGCCGAACAACCGGTGACCGGTTTCGAACTCGAAGTGCTCACGCACGAGTCGCTCCCGAAAAAGGGACCCGGTTGGGCGGACAACGGCAACTTCGTGCTCAGCGAGTTCACCGTGGATGTCGCAGCGGACGCGACGAACGCGACGCGGCGACTCGGCTTCGCCAGCGCATCGGCGGACTTCGCACAGAAGGGGTTCGACATTGCGAAGGCGATCGACGGTGATGAAGGTGGCAACGGCTGGGCGATCTCGCCTCAAATGAGCAAAGGGCACCGTGCGGTCTTTCTCCTGCAGGATCCGCTTGTCGATGCCGCAGGGACAATGCTGACCATTCGGCTGTCGCAGCAGTACAAAACGCCGCATCCGATCGGGCGGTTTCGCGTCCGCGCCATGACCGGGCGGCCGGTCGATTCGCTGGAGCTGCCGGAGAACGTGATCAAGCTGCTGCGGATCGAACCGGAGAAACGGAGTGACAAGCAGCGGAGCGAACTCGAGAGCTACTTTGTCAGCCTCGATCCGGAGGTCAAGAGACTGCAGGCGGATGTCGATGCCTGGCGGAAGCAGGAACCGTTCAAGCCGGAAATGACGGTGCGTGTCATCCGGCAGCGGACGGAGAATCCTCGGACGACGCACGTCCTTCGCCGCGGGGATTTCCTGCAGCCGCTCGACCCGGTGGAGCCGGACACGCTCGCGGTCCTGCCCCCCCTGGAGTCGCGACGCAGCGATCGTCCCGCCGATCGGCTCGACTTTGCCCGCTGGCTGGTCTCGGATGAGAACCCGCTGACGCCGCGGGTGGTCGCCAACCAGATCTGGTTGCGACTGTTCGGGCGGGGGCTGGTCAAGACGGTGAACGACTTCGGCGTGCGGGGTGAAGCGCCGACACATCCTCAGCTGCTGGACTGGCTGGCGAGCGAGCTCGTGCGGACCGGCTGGAGCCGCAAGGAGATGATCCGACGGATCGTTCTTTCCCGCACGTACCGTCAGTCGTCGGTACATCGGCCGGAGCTGGCAGACGTCGATCCGCAGAACGAATTGCTGCATCGGCAGAACCGCTTTCGCGTCGAGGCGGAGATCGTGCGGGATCTGTATCTGACGGCGAGTGGACTGCTTGAAACACGCGTCGGAGGGCCAAGCGTCTTTCCACCACTGCCTCCCGATATCGCCAGCCTCAGCTACGCGAACAATTTCAAATGGGGCCGCAGTGAATGGAACAGCCGCCCCGATCGGCCGGGAGGCATCGCACCCCAGGAGGACATCTACCGCCGCGGGATGTATACGTTCTTCAAGCGGACCGCGGCGCATCCCACGCTGACGACCTTCGACTGTCCGGATGCCAACACGACCTGCGTCGACCGACCGACGTCGAATACCCCGCTGCAGGCGCTGGCCACGCTCAACAATCAGGTGTTCGTCGATGCCGCGCGGGCGTTTGCCCAGCGGCTGCTTGCGGAGTCGCACGCAGACGACACCGCACGAGTGAGGCGGGCCTTTCGTCTTTGCGTGGCGCGGCCTCCATCTGCAGCGGAGATCGCGGCGCTGCTGCAACTCCTCGAGGAGAGCCGTGGGTATTACGCGGGCCACACCGAAGAGGCAGCCCTGCTGGCCGGAGACGATGTCGAGTCGGCCGGCTCGATCGACGAGGCAGCCGCCTGGGTTGTCGTGGGCCGGATTATTCTGAATATGGATGAGTTCATTACGCGGGAGTAA
- a CDS encoding branched-chain amino acid aminotransferase translates to MNALLTKLYNDEAGFIVSAELVLVSTIAVLGLVVGLSELAININNELEDVGSAFSSVQQSYEYGGTWGCKAGFGGSGFEDHPDLCSDECDIR, encoded by the coding sequence ATGAACGCCCTGCTCACCAAGCTCTACAACGATGAAGCCGGTTTCATTGTCTCCGCCGAACTCGTCCTCGTCTCCACGATCGCCGTCCTCGGCCTGGTCGTCGGACTGAGCGAACTGGCCATCAACATCAACAACGAACTCGAAGACGTCGGTTCGGCCTTCAGCAGTGTGCAGCAGAGCTACGAATACGGCGGGACCTGGGGCTGCAAGGCCGGCTTCGGCGGCAGCGGCTTCGAAGATCACCCGGATCTCTGCTCGGACGAATGCGACATCCGCTGA
- a CDS encoding transcriptional regulator, with the protein MNQNQRFQHDVQDDIPRELVELGRSIAELPEEHFQKIEQHYVQVVDCVRRRRRILNLVQEALAQLRLDIKYLMFDLDVTRQERDTLQQQLEQSEGDGFNSF; encoded by the coding sequence ATGAATCAGAATCAGCGATTTCAGCACGACGTTCAGGACGATATCCCGCGCGAGCTTGTCGAGCTCGGTCGGTCCATCGCCGAGCTGCCCGAAGAACATTTCCAGAAGATCGAGCAGCATTACGTCCAGGTCGTCGACTGTGTTCGCCGCCGCCGTCGGATCCTCAACCTCGTCCAGGAAGCTCTCGCTCAACTGCGGTTGGACATCAAGTATCTGATGTTCGATCTGGACGTGACGCGTCAGGAGCGGGACACGCTTCAGCAGCAGCTTGAACAGAGCGAAGGTGACGGCTTCAACAGCTTCTGA
- a CDS encoding XTP/dITP diphosphatase: MPPSTTIVLASRNAKKLGELRDLLAPSGLNVVSVGDFPDVPEVVEDGTTFAENAAKKATQTARHLQQWALGEDSGLMVDALDGAPGIYSARYSGPDATDERNNQKLMEALSNVPTEKRGACYVCSIAVADPNGDVQLTVEQRCRGRVTEAPRGTNGFGYDPYFLIPEYHRTFGELSPVVKRQLSHRGRALRQLAPALSTLFS, from the coding sequence ATGCCGCCATCGACCACGATCGTTCTCGCCAGCCGTAACGCCAAGAAGCTGGGCGAGCTCCGCGACCTGCTGGCTCCCAGCGGCCTGAATGTGGTCTCGGTGGGAGACTTTCCCGACGTGCCCGAGGTCGTCGAAGACGGCACCACGTTCGCCGAGAACGCGGCGAAGAAGGCGACGCAGACCGCACGCCACCTGCAGCAGTGGGCACTCGGCGAAGACAGTGGACTGATGGTCGATGCGCTCGATGGTGCTCCGGGGATCTATTCGGCCCGCTACAGCGGCCCCGATGCCACCGACGAACGGAACAACCAGAAGCTGATGGAAGCCCTCAGCAATGTGCCGACCGAAAAGCGGGGGGCCTGCTATGTCTGCTCGATCGCTGTTGCCGATCCCAACGGCGACGTGCAGCTGACCGTCGAGCAGCGCTGCCGCGGCCGAGTGACCGAGGCTCCGCGCGGCACCAATGGCTTCGGCTACGACCCGTACTTTCTGATTCCGGAGTACCACCGGACGTTCGGCGAGCTGAGTCCTGTCGTGAAGCGTCAGTTGAGCCACCGCGGCCGCGCGCTGCGGCAACTGGCTCCGGCGCTCTCGACGCTGTTTTCCTGA
- a CDS encoding DUF1501 domain-containing protein: protein MNSWTSATIDEQVQRTRRDFLLSSAGGVGAAGLGALLTGDGLLSPQSAAAAPPEDATDPLAPRPSHFPAKAKACIFIFMAGAPSQLDLFDPKPKLMELHGQKMPESLLKGVRFAFLKPDTATLMAPTQRKWHRHGECGMELSDLLPHIGQCADDICLIRSLHSEQFNHHPGQLLMQCGRANFGLPVMGSWLTYGLGSESRNLPGYVVLTAGRGSSGGATLWQSGFLPSTYSGVLFRSQGEPVLNLANPEGLPRSLQRKGLDALREVNSRKYATMHDPEISSRIASYELAFRMQAAAPELIDLSGETQQTLQMYGVDRKDPSGGGRGSGGSDTYSSFARNCLLARRMVERGVRFINIVHASWDHHSNLDNELSWNAGMADQPIAALIQDLKQRGMLDETMVVWGTEFGRTPLGENRNGRAAVTGRDHHPYAFSMFLAGGGMRGGQVYGKSDEIGWGVAENPVHINDLHATMLHQFGLDHLRLTHRFQGRDFRLTDVGGHVIEPLIT from the coding sequence ATGAATTCCTGGACCAGCGCAACAATCGACGAACAGGTGCAGCGAACGCGTCGCGACTTTCTGCTTTCGTCGGCAGGAGGTGTTGGTGCGGCTGGTCTGGGAGCACTGCTGACCGGTGACGGCCTGCTCAGTCCACAGTCGGCCGCCGCCGCCCCGCCTGAGGACGCCACCGACCCGCTGGCTCCCCGTCCGTCGCACTTTCCTGCGAAAGCCAAAGCGTGCATCTTCATCTTCATGGCGGGGGCGCCGAGCCAGCTCGATCTGTTCGACCCCAAGCCGAAGCTGATGGAACTGCACGGGCAGAAGATGCCCGAGTCGCTGCTGAAAGGGGTGCGGTTCGCGTTTCTGAAGCCGGACACCGCCACGTTGATGGCACCGACGCAGCGGAAGTGGCATCGTCACGGCGAATGCGGGATGGAACTGTCGGACCTGCTGCCGCACATTGGCCAGTGCGCCGACGACATCTGCCTGATCCGCTCGCTCCATTCCGAGCAGTTCAATCATCATCCGGGACAACTGCTGATGCAGTGCGGGCGGGCCAACTTCGGTCTGCCGGTCATGGGCTCGTGGCTGACGTACGGGCTGGGGAGCGAGTCCCGGAACCTTCCCGGCTACGTCGTGCTGACGGCGGGCCGCGGTTCGTCCGGCGGGGCAACGCTCTGGCAGAGCGGGTTCCTGCCGAGCACTTACTCCGGCGTGCTGTTTCGCAGCCAGGGGGAACCGGTCCTCAATCTGGCGAACCCCGAAGGGCTCCCCCGATCACTGCAGCGCAAGGGGCTCGACGCGCTTCGCGAAGTGAACTCACGCAAGTACGCGACGATGCACGATCCGGAGATCAGCAGCCGCATTGCCAGCTACGAACTCGCATTCCGCATGCAGGCAGCCGCGCCCGAGCTGATCGACCTCTCCGGCGAGACGCAGCAGACGTTGCAGATGTACGGCGTCGACCGGAAGGATCCCTCCGGCGGTGGGCGGGGCTCCGGCGGATCGGACACCTACTCGTCCTTCGCCCGCAACTGCCTGCTGGCCCGCCGCATGGTCGAACGCGGCGTGCGGTTCATCAACATCGTCCACGCCTCGTGGGATCATCATTCCAACCTGGACAACGAACTGAGCTGGAATGCCGGCATGGCGGACCAGCCGATTGCCGCCCTCATTCAGGATCTCAAGCAGCGGGGCATGCTCGATGAGACGATGGTGGTGTGGGGAACGGAATTCGGCCGCACGCCTCTGGGTGAGAACCGCAACGGTCGGGCTGCCGTGACCGGCCGCGACCACCATCCGTATGCGTTCAGCATGTTTCTGGCGGGCGGCGGGATGCGTGGCGGGCAGGTGTACGGGAAGAGTGACGAGATCGGCTGGGGCGTGGCGGAGAACCCGGTTCATATCAACGATCTGCACGCCACGATGCTGCACCAGTTCGGTCTGGATCATCTGCGGCTGACGCATCGCTTTCAGGGGCGGGACTTCCGTTTGACGGATGTCGGTGGCCACGTGATCGAGCCGCTGATTACCTGA
- the ribD gene encoding bifunctional diaminohydroxyphosphoribosylaminopyrimidine deaminase/5-amino-6-(5-phosphoribosylamino)uracil reductase RibD, which translates to MARRPRQFESAEKVMGRALELASRGLGHVEPNPPVGAVIVDDDLAPIGEGYHQQFGGPHAEVHALADAGDRAAGATMFVTLEPCAHHGKTPPCADAVIKAGLKRVVVAMQDPAPHVDGSGIERMRQAGIDVEVGLLEAEARRLTAPFVKRISTGRPWIIAKWAMTLDGRIASHTSHSQWISNPTSRQKVHELRGRCDAVMVGVGTALADDPLLTARPAGPRTATRIVVDSQARLPLDSQLVQSAHNVPLLIAVLESASGEACGALSGAGAEVVRLPGDQDNHVSLPALLDELGQREMTNVLVEGGAGLLGSLHDERLIDECQIFIAPKLVGGAAAPSPLGGRGLDQIPAGSSFDHVEVEMLDGDLFVRGWVRKD; encoded by the coding sequence ATGGCACGCAGACCACGACAGTTTGAATCGGCTGAAAAGGTCATGGGACGCGCCCTCGAGCTGGCGTCCCGCGGGCTGGGGCACGTCGAACCGAACCCGCCCGTCGGCGCCGTCATTGTCGATGACGACCTCGCGCCGATCGGCGAAGGCTACCATCAGCAGTTTGGCGGACCGCATGCCGAGGTCCATGCTCTGGCGGACGCTGGCGACCGAGCCGCGGGCGCGACGATGTTTGTGACGCTCGAGCCGTGTGCCCATCACGGCAAAACGCCTCCGTGTGCCGACGCAGTTATCAAGGCCGGGCTGAAACGCGTCGTCGTCGCCATGCAGGACCCTGCCCCCCACGTCGACGGCAGCGGCATCGAGCGGATGCGTCAGGCCGGCATCGATGTCGAAGTCGGACTGCTCGAAGCGGAAGCCCGACGGCTGACCGCTCCGTTCGTCAAACGGATCTCCACAGGTCGTCCCTGGATCATCGCCAAGTGGGCCATGACGCTCGACGGCAGGATCGCCAGCCATACTTCCCACTCGCAGTGGATCTCGAACCCGACGTCGCGGCAGAAAGTTCATGAACTTCGGGGACGCTGCGACGCAGTCATGGTCGGCGTCGGGACCGCTCTGGCGGACGATCCTCTACTGACCGCCCGTCCGGCCGGTCCCCGCACCGCCACACGCATCGTGGTCGATTCGCAGGCCCGCCTGCCGCTCGATTCTCAACTCGTGCAGAGTGCCCACAACGTCCCGCTGCTCATTGCAGTGCTCGAATCGGCTTCCGGGGAAGCATGCGGAGCACTGTCCGGTGCCGGAGCCGAAGTCGTCCGTTTGCCTGGCGATCAGGACAACCACGTCAGCCTGCCGGCCCTGCTCGACGAACTGGGCCAGCGCGAGATGACCAACGTTCTCGTGGAGGGAGGCGCGGGGCTGCTCGGCAGCCTCCACGACGAACGGCTGATCGACGAGTGTCAGATCTTCATCGCCCCCAAGCTGGTGGGAGGCGCCGCCGCTCCGTCCCCGCTGGGTGGCCGGGGCCTCGACCAGATTCCAGCGGGCAGCTCCTTCGATCACGTCGAGGTCGAGATGCTCGACGGTGACCTGTTCGTGCGTGGCTGGGTCCGCAAGGACTGA